Proteins encoded within one genomic window of Candidatus Omnitrophota bacterium:
- a CDS encoding DsrE family protein produces the protein MRKRLAIIWSSGDPDVAHRVCFMYAHNAKRNEWFDEVLLVIWGPSAKLLSEDLPLQKKLKAMKEDGVVLKACIDCADSYGVTEKLRSLGIEVKGMGKPLTEILQSDRKVLTF, from the coding sequence ATGCGGAAACGTTTAGCGATAATTTGGAGCAGCGGCGATCCCGACGTCGCCCATCGCGTATGTTTTATGTACGCCCATAACGCGAAGAGAAACGAATGGTTCGACGAAGTGCTGCTTGTAATATGGGGACCGTCGGCCAAGCTGTTAAGCGAGGATCTACCGCTGCAAAAGAAGCTCAAGGCCATGAAGGAAGATGGCGTCGTCCTGAAGGCCTGCATCGATTGCGCCGATTCCTACGGCGTTACGGAAAAACTCCGTTCTCTCGGCATTGAAGTCAAAGGCATGGGCAAACCTCTGACGGAGATTTTGCAAAGCGATAGGAAAGTACTGACGTTCTAA